Genomic segment of uncultured Desulfobacter sp.:
GTTTAAGGGCGTGGATTTCCATGTCTATGGCCGGAATCTTTTCGTTATAGAAAAGAAAGCTGCCTTCCGCATGCTGCATACCCCTGTCAAAACCGATCTTTCTTTTTCCCCTTGATAAAAAAACCATGGCGGCGCTTTTGAGGAGGGCCTGGAAATCTATAACCATATCATAGCGGGTGTCGCGAAGGGTTTTAATAAAAAAATACATGCCCTTAATGCCTGCTTTCCAGTGTTGAGATTTCAGCTGTTTTACCCATTGTTTGCGTTTGGACAGGATGACTCGGTCCAGGGCGGGGTGCCCCATGACGATATCTGCAGCAGCCTCTTCAACGAGCCAAGTGATATGGGCATTGGGGTAGTGGGCGCGCAGCGCATTTAGCGCGGGAAGTGTGTGGATCACATCGCCTATGGCGCTCATTTTTATAATCAAAATTTTGGGATGTCTTCCCCGGAAAGGTTTGCGCCTTGACACGTCACTATCCTTTTGTGGTTTATGTATTGTGGTCCAATTAAGCGTATGCCTGTCCAATGCCGGCTTGCCTTTGATTTTATATCAGCTTGTCAACAAATATTTTCTCTGTCTTGGGGCCCGTTTAGCCATTGAGTATTTCTATTGCCTTTTCGTATACCATGTCCACAGAGATCAAATCCATACACTTGTGATCAATGGGGCATTCCGGCTTCATGCATGGGCTGCAGGGGACCGGGACCCGGATGACGACGCTGTTTTCGTTGGCAGGGCAGGTGGCTTTGAAATTTGTGGAACCGATTACCGCCACTTGGTTGATATTGAGGGCGGCAGCAGCGTGCATCAGCCCGGAATCGTTGGTGATGAATAGCCGGCAGGTTTCAATCAGGGCAAAGGCCTGGCCCAAGGAGGTCTTTCCTGCGAGGTTAATGCAGCAATCGGGGGCCGCCTGACTGATCTCATCTCCTAATGTGCGATCTGCCGATCCTCCAAAAATCAGAATTTTAGTGTTAAATTTTTTTGAAAGTTTTTCGGCGGCTTTTGCAAAACGTTCCGGAAACCATCTTTTGGCTGTCCCTCCCGTTGCACCAGGGTTGATACCGATAATGGGAGCTGATTGATCAAGTCCGGTTTGCTTTAGTATATTTTCAGCTGTTTGGCGGTCTTCCTTGGACAGATAAAGATCCAGTTTGCGTCCGTCTGTGAGAAGTCCTGCTCCTTTGAGAATAGCAATGTAATAATCAATAAGGTGACGTTGTTTGAGCTTTGGGTCCATCTTTACAGCTCGGTTGAGAAGAATACCCCTGCCATCTGTGTTAAATCCAAGTCGTTCCTTCACACCTCCCAACCATGTAATCAAGGCCGCCTCGAATGCGTTTTGCATCAAAACGGCCAGGTCAAACTGATGCTGCCGAATATCTGCGGCCAAGGAAAGGGTGCCTATCCCTCTTTTATGCCTTCCGTTATTGTCATACACCATAATGTGGTCGACATTGGGGTTGTGTTCATAGACAGGAATTACCCATGGCTTGGCCAGTACTGTAATTTGTGCTTTGGGATAGTTTTTTTTCACCGCTCGCAACACCGGTGTCGTCATAATGGCGTCTCCGACCCAGTTGGCGGCCCGGAAAAGGATCCGTGCGGAAGGGTTGTCTTCTAAAGCTATTATACTCATGGTTGTGACGTTGTTCCCTGTTGAAAGACAGCAGCTTTTAAAGCAAAAAAAGTATCAAAATCAGGTATGTTTGTCCAGGGTCGAAAGTGCATTGAACAGCGTAATTTGCATAAAAAAAGCTCTTGAGTGATTTTCTACTCAAGAGCCTTATCTTTTAGGTGGCTGGCTGACTAGGATTCGAACCTAGATTGACGGAGTCAGAGTCCGTAGTCCTGCCGTTGGACGATCAGCCAGCAGATGAACAACGTCAGGGTATATACACTAAAGATATGACTGAAGTCAAGAAGATATTCGTTGAAAGTTAAGATTGAATTGGGTTATTATTCCAATTTTGGCCGATATCATTAAAAATAATGGAAAGTTGTCTGGCTTTAACGTATGAATAAAAAACCAAATTTTATAATCAATAACGATAAAGACTATGAGCAATAATATGGGTGACTGGAGGGAAGCCGGCAGGCTGTTGCGGGCCAAAAATGAAAAATTTTCTCGTCTTCTTGATCTGTTAAATGATTCTTCGGGTATCGCCATTGCCTTTTCCGGTGGTGCGGATTCGGCATTTCTGCTTGCAGCTGCGCGTATTGCTGGGGTAAAGCGAATAATGCCTGTCACTGTTGTCTCTGATTTTTTTACGGCGAATGAAGAGGAGCGGGCTGTTCGTTTGGGGGCGTATTTAGGTGCTTCTTCCATTTTTATCCCTGCAGATATTCTGGATGATGACAAGGTGGCCCGGAATACAGACCGGCGCTGTTATTTCTGCAAACTTTTTTTATTTTCCAAGGTTGCGGCGGTGGCAAAAGAGCGAGGGGTGAATGTTTTGCTGCACGGTGCAAATATGGACGATTTGCAGGAAATTCGGCCCGGCATGGAGGCGGCCCGGGAATTGGGTTTTAGATCGCCTTTGGTGGATGTCAGGTTTTCAAAGAAGCAAATCCGGGCATGCTCAAAGATGCTGGGGCTTGAAACTTGGAATTTGCCTGCTCAGTCCTGTTTGGCAACCCGTATCCCCCAGGGTGATGTCATCACCAAAGAAAAATTAAAAAGGGTTGAACTGGCAGAGGCCTGTCTCCATGGATTGGGGATCGACCAGGTGCGGGTTCGATATCATGGAGATTTGGCTCGAATTGAAGCGAATCCCGGTGAGTTGCAGCGTTTTGTGGATCCGAATTTAAGGGGAAAAATGGTGCAGGGGGTTAAACGCGCGGGATTTCGTTTCGTATCTCTTGAT
This window contains:
- the waaF gene encoding lipopolysaccharide heptosyltransferase II, translated to MSIIALEDNPSARILFRAANWVGDAIMTTPVLRAVKKNYPKAQITVLAKPWVIPVYEHNPNVDHIMVYDNNGRHKRGIGTLSLAADIRQHQFDLAVLMQNAFEAALITWLGGVKERLGFNTDGRGILLNRAVKMDPKLKQRHLIDYYIAILKGAGLLTDGRKLDLYLSKEDRQTAENILKQTGLDQSAPIIGINPGATGGTAKRWFPERFAKAAEKLSKKFNTKILIFGGSADRTLGDEISQAAPDCCINLAGKTSLGQAFALIETCRLFITNDSGLMHAAAALNINQVAVIGSTNFKATCPANENSVVIRVPVPCSPCMKPECPIDHKCMDLISVDMVYEKAIEILNG
- the larE gene encoding ATP-dependent sacrificial sulfur transferase LarE, with translation MGDWREAGRLLRAKNEKFSRLLDLLNDSSGIAIAFSGGADSAFLLAAARIAGVKRIMPVTVVSDFFTANEEERAVRLGAYLGASSIFIPADILDDDKVARNTDRRCYFCKLFLFSKVAAVAKERGVNVLLHGANMDDLQEIRPGMEAARELGFRSPLVDVRFSKKQIRACSKMLGLETWNLPAQSCLATRIPQGDVITKEKLKRVELAEACLHGLGIDQVRVRYHGDLARIEANPGELQRFVDPNLRGKMVQGVKRAGFRFVSLDLEGYAPASK